aaaaccaaaaaaaagctaattaaataATGTGTGATCACTGTCAGGAAAATGCAGATTAAAAGTTTCAAACATGATTGAATAATAACTAAGTATCAGTTGAGCATTTACACATTTGTAAACTGTACATTGTTTTCCAGCAATAGAAAGATCTCTATCTGAACAAGGCAGCATGCACCCAAAATCTTTTTATGTGacaaaaattataaaatatatcattaaCACCGATAAATTGGGAACATATTACATCTTCAACATATCCAAGTGTTTATTAGGGACAGCAGCCAGCATTTGTGTTACTTTTCTGCAATTATCTTAAATCTtcagtaacacaaacaaatgtattgatCCCACttacaaattaaaatagaaTGTGAGACACTCCTTACGATTGCCAATAAAAACCTTTTGATAGTTCAAGGTAAAAgtaaaattcaattaaaagcgATATACATTTTCATAGCAGGTTGTCAAATGTTGTTTATCTTGATATGGCACAACAATTGTTAGTTTGTACTTAAAGCTAGCAGCATTgctcaaaataaattacaattgatttaacacatttaataaaatcagTGTAGGGGAATAGAAGCATTATACTAATTTCCAGTGATGCTGGGCTCCATGCTGTTTGACCCAGAGGTAGTTCTATCTAAgtaaggaaaaagaaaaaaatctctAAAGTTCAGTCaaatatgcgtgtgtgtgtgtgtgtgtgtgtgtgtgtgtgtgtgtggtggctaAAACAGGCCATGCTTCTCTCAGGATAATCCCTTCAGCGGTGTATCCTCAGAGACCCTGAGCAGgttgaatatattttatgacACGAATATgaagtaataaaatataaatgaacagcAAAAGGATAAGATTTAACCATACATTTAGAATTATGACAATGTGCTCCTCATGCCTTGTACTTCTCCTTCCCTGATTCACTAATGACGCAGATATgctgaaacagaaaaaggacTGATTAGTGTTGCAACAAATTATTGATTCACGTTTGTTGTCCCGGTCTGACGTTACATCAATAACACCCTGTACATAGTGCAGTCGTAACGAATGGTTTAAGATCAGAGAACTTTCCAACGCATAGAGGTACCAGGCAGAGCTGTCCactatctcctctcctcttggtTAGCCATTGAGCCTACGAATGAGATCCTTAAGAGTCACTTCTCCATACATGGCTTGCAGCTTGGAGAGATATGTCATGAACGACGTATTAGGGCTATTATCCCAGCCTCAGATATCAGTCCCGGCTCTCATTAAGAGGGTATATTTGTTTAGTAATTTCTCTGGGTATAAAGTCAGCTTAATTAGATCTGAAGATATGCATCTGGGTAATCTCAGAACTATACCAAATACCATACCATCTTTTCCCGTCAAATATTCtccttgtggttttgtttatttgggtATATTTATTACCCCGTCGTTTAATCCATTGTAGAAAGCCAATTTTACTCCATTATTCTGTAAGGTAAAACAAGATTTGGATCactggaactcactccccatCTCCTGGCCTGAGCAAAGAGCTCTGATAAAAATTAATGTGTTGCCTTATCCCATTCAGATGATCCCTACTTTATGTTCAAACAGGGTGGTTAAAGATTTGAACAGCTGGCTTAACTCCTTCATATGGAACAAATGTAGATCAAGACTGAAAAGGACGGTGCTGCAGCTGCCTGCCTCTATGGGTGGCTTAGACTTGCCAAATATTAAAGTGTATCAGCTGTGTGCTCACCTGACAGCAATATCTCAATGGATAACAAATGATGCCTCCCGCTGTATGGTTGGATATTGAATCCTCTTTATCAAAGTGTGCCTTACAAGATTTACTGTTTTTTggagttaaattaaaaaagtaacaaCCCAATCACAGTAAATGCTTATGGAAGGGGTTCTCAAATTGACCTCCACTTTCACAAAGACAACCAACAACCCAGAATTTTTGCCAGGAGTTATCGATCCTAGCTTCCAGCAATGGCGTAACAAAGGCTCAACTACATTGGGGGACTTGTTCTCCGACAGCAGTCTCATGTCATTTGACCAAGTGATGAAAAAGCATCAGCTCCCAAAACGGAGCAATCAGGCATTATATCACCAAGATTACAACCCTTATAGATCCCCCTGAGGTATCAGTCATTGACAAATTGCTGGACCGTCAAATAGGGagattgtttttcagtttgttttatgaAGTAATGAGAGGCATGACTCCGTATAATACAGAGGATCAAAGGGGTTTGGGAGAAGGAGTTGTCAGTGGCTATTAATGAGGAGACATGGGAAGATATCTGGAATTATGCCAAAAAGATATCCATATGTGCCAGAACAAAAGAGTTTAGAATTATCGAAAGGATACATACATCCCCTAATCGCAGGCCCTGTCTTAACCCCTCACTCTCCCACATGTgtctaaaatataaaacagaagtaGGTATCATTGCCTCTGGTCATGCTGTAAACTGCATGTTGTCCTTACATTTGCTGTGAGGAAAATTATATTACTCAAAGGCAGGGGCAAAATTATATTTGAGATGGTTCCCCTGGAATATCTTACAGGTTTTCTACATGACAAGTCTAACCAGCTCTATAAAATCTTGCAGCCTTAATTAAATTTCCTCTGACCTGAGTTATTGGCTATTATTGTTAAAGGAACCTCCTGAATCTTCAGTAATCATAATCAGAAAAGTGATTCTCATATAACCTCCTATTTATGTCTGGAAAttgagctgtttttgtttagtcattATGTATTTGTGATGTATCAGCTATGTCATTACTGagtttgtaaaaatgaagaaaaatcatAAACATATTGTTCACCTGATACAAACTGTGTGCCCTGACTCTAATAAGCAGAAAACCTTACATACTCGCCTCATCCATCTAAAATACTTACATTTAGATCTCTGAAGTACTCGTTGTAGTCTAGTGCGTATCCAACCACAAACTTGTCAGGCACCTCAAATCCTACAACTGGAAGAAACAGGCGAATAAAAACAGTTACTTGCCTCTGTGGCAATACACCAACAACTTTGAAATAGTATCCAAAGCACACATTGTGTCATCTTgtgtaacatacagtacataataCAAGTACAAGTCTAAAACAGCTGTAAACTCACAGTCCGGTCTGTAGCCGACACTTCTTGGTGTTCTCTTCACCAACAAACTGAGGACGGAAACAAAGTTGATCCTAGTCATAAAACTTCCATGAAATACTTTAGGTAGCAAAAATAAAGCAATCTGTTGTGATGAAATAGTGGTCATGTCACAGTTTTGAAGGGATCAAAAGACCTTGCTACTTTAACCATTTTTGGTTTGTACTGCTTGAGGAGTTCCAATAATGTCTTCATTGTCTTCCCTGTGTCGATAATGTCCTGGAATCACAGCATGAGAGAAGTCCATGTTAGCACTCTTGGAAAAAGAAGCGGTTacatttactgtagaaaaaAATATCCGTACATACCTCCACAATCAAGACGttctgtgtaaaaaaaagagagaagagaacaAAAGTATAAATGAGACGTTATTAAACACAGTTGTAATTTTTTCTAATCCAACTTGTTTCCAGAATTTGTAATTAGTGAGTATGTATTCTCTCATTTATTCATGATGAAAATCGTGGCAACGTTTAGTAAGTTACAATACATAATGCATAACGAGGTACaatttttatcttattttcagttcatttaACTTTTATTATTAACCATTTGACATTATTTGACAAAGATTTCCTTCGTGATTAATAGTTATTTGAATGCTTTTTTCAGAAGCGATTTGTTTacaagtttattttttcttcatgaATCTTTATAGAGAAACGTAGTTTGACAGTTGTGTCGATTAAATCAACGTATCCATTAGTTGAAAAAATCGTATGCGTGTTAGTGTTCAAAAAACCTTTAGATCAGGACAGCCCTaacatcttttcatttttcatattagGGTTGAAAGTTTTTCATGACCCTTGTAAATCAGACTGTATTAAATTCAAGGAATCTGTTCAAGCTGAATGCTACAACTaccaggatgttgtttttatttatagcaGAATTAGATAAAAGATAACAAGTCAAGGAAAGACAACAAAGTGTTTCAGTCATAATCATGCTGCCCTTCATACTCCTTACCTTGCCCGTCAGTGTAGACAGGTCATCTCCACCAATGACTTTGATTTCACCAGTCGACTGGTCATTCTGTGAGGATAAGAATGCAGAGGACATGTTTCAGACTTCACATTTTAAGTTGTACAGCTGGAGAATCAATGAACAAATATGAAACAtggttaattaaaaataaaacacaaaataaaagctacaTTTGTGGTGTTTTACATTGTGTCTAGAGTCAGtgtttctaaccaaaccaaTTATGCGAGTGGAAACACATGAAATCAAAAAAAGGCTGGAGTGGGTGGGTGTATAACTAAAATTAAAACGCAATTGGAACAAACTTGAAGGAATCTTGACGAACATTAAGCATGTGACTAATTGTCACTCAAGCTTTTGCTCCACTGATGAGACATCAGTTCTGTGTGGAACATGAGGCAGCCTTTCCAAAGCACATTTTTCCACCATTAGAGATTTTAACTGGCTCTAATACAAAATTGTCTGGAAGTTAAGTTCATATTACATTCCCTTTGAGCACTGAAACTTTTAAAtcttgaaagaaaataaagtctAGAAAAGGTGACTGCTTTTATAAAAAAGTGCAGTATCTCTTATTTGATTTTTGAGAAATCTAAGAAAGAAACTGATGTATTACACAGTAGCTCTTGAGGCGAATGAAGTCCACTGTCATTGGGATGGAGCGGTCACTGTTCCTGTTCAGGGCCTTGATGTAGTCCAGCAGGTCTGCAAAGAATTTGTAACCGCCTTTGAGCACACAGAGGGCCACAATGTGGTGCCCCCCCATCTCCTTCATAATCTCTCTGGCCAGTCTCTCTGTCCTTTGGTCACGTGGGGtagggggagagaaaaagagagggagaggagtcAGCTCAGTTTTCTGCTACAGTCGGCAGTAGTtcccatttcctttttgtttgtgtcagcAGGCAATGCCGTCATTTCTAAAGCACTCCCAAGTATAGCAAGCCCGGAGAGCCAGATAACAGGAATAACTGACCAAAAAAGAGGTCATATGCAGTACTACATAGCTCATTTACAAATATAAgcaaaaaaacaggaagtacaagtttaacagaaacatgtttttgacaCTTTTAAAGTAACTTACAAATATAAGTAGTGTCTGCACTTTGACCCACCAGTTACTGAACACCTTGGCATCCCACAGGGCCTTTGTTTGGGCACACTAGTGTTTTCGTTGACCGCAACAATGTATCACGTTTTGTCAATACTAGAAGAAGGCGCTAGAAAAGTGACACCCCCACCTGTCCAAGATGAGTCCATGGGGGATGTAGACTCTATCCAGGTCTGTTGCGTAATGCTTTGGTATGCAGAACAAGTCCAGGTCATACCCCTGCTCATCATCGCTgagctgaaataaaacatgacacaaaggggtttaaaaaagaaaatctcagggggtattgttagaaataatcaatatattagagcggaactttaaaagataattcactgtttctggacggatcatatttgtccacttccggtagtaacacaggatgttgtttttagcctcagatagcataaagctaatattgtattgtatatatgagtagagggagaaggaccagtggagttacatactaaacacaccgcctctacctcttACTCAttatgctgcaatgatacagttgcctgtttaataactgataaacctccgaagaattgcataatagaatattgtaggtcagagctccaggacttcgctaacaagatggcgacggtgacgtcataggaggacccgcccccgacgacgtcagcctatagaagaggatccagccccccccgctaccaaccaatgagagcacgagagcgggGCGCGTCTTAtcttgaagttgtttattgtatggtcggaaaggggtggttctataaaacatgtttgtattgtgagatcgagctctcttttgttccggaccgccagacagtaactactgatgagctccactcagtcagtggcctgtggacgcgtgtccttttataacttttaagggagttttgctttctttctttttaaccGACTCCTGGtaggggggggggataaatggcctaaaaattaaaaaaatggaaaatgattaCGCCCACTTCAGTGATGGTGCATTGGGTCATTTGGGAGATATTTTGTATTGGAAGTTGGTACCTATCATGAAataaaccccccaccccacccaaaAAACTAAATCGGACATGTTTTTTgcccccttttccccccttttatcattaaaaataaaataaaatcttaagAGAACACTTTGGTTCACCTGTCAGATGTTGCAATGTTCTAAtgtgataaagtacatttacataatacattgtgGCTGCTGGTTGACTGCAAGCAAACCGTTGAAATCCCCAAGCAGACAGTCATATTCAACACACCATCAGACAAGCAGTTAAACAAAGTTGTCCCAGgtatgttttttccttttaaacaaaattattatattctaattgtattattatgatttattgtaCTATAATTTAGCTTGGTTTGTGTCAGGTTCCAATATTAGTCATACTTTTAGCTTTCTATCTGTTAAGAACATAGCtcaaactagctagctagctagcttagtgCAACAGttgatttgacatgtttttgcttAAATTAGCCAGCTAACTTTATTATACAGTAATCACTTAGTTAACTGTTACATTAAGCTAAATTAGTAGGCAGCACCGAAGTTAATTAACACTCTCCTAGACCTAGTCTCTCCAGGGCAGCAGCAGTCCTAATATACCACTTTGGCCATCTGACAGAGTTCCTGAGCCAGAACCCTCACATAAACAACCGCCTGGCCTGCCTTGTCAGAGAAGTGATGGAGCTTCCCTACCTCAAAGTGGCCCTTTTGGTGTTTGCCTGCCTGGCTGTGCACTTGGTGGAGCCCTTCTATGCCAGAACCATAGAGAAAGATGCTACCCATACTCAGCTCAGGGAGTTCTACAAGGGACTGCATACAGGCTTGGGCCAGCCAATCAGCGACAACTACACTACGTTCACAACACCTGAGTATCCTGTAGTGTCTGACAAGCTTTTCAGTAGCGTAAAGAAGACCTACACGGAAGAGGTCCTGAACTCAGTGTCAGACGTGGCTGCCGAACACTTGGATGAAGTGAAGAAGCTGACAGATCTCATGCAGCCCCATCTGAAGAATGTCCTGGCCAGGCAGCGCAGGGACTATGGGATTGATGAGGAGACCTTCCCAATGGACTACCCTGTCAGTGAACAGGCTAGTAACATTGATGGCACCCCTGTGCACAACATTGGGATGGAGAGACAATGTGGCAAGGTGGACTACAGACTGAAGAAGCTAGGCACACTGAACGCAGTCAGTAGGTCAATAATTTTACAGAAGAGCCAGGAGCTTAGGGATGGATCAGAGGTTTCAAGGCAGCAGCCCAAGCAAAAAGAGAGGTTGAAATCAACTGGAGTAAACTCATGAAGGCGAAATTCAAGAGTGGGGCAGACGAGAAACAGGAGATGGctcaaagaaaggagaggaagagactagACATGCTGGACACACTGAAATCTAAAGGTGGCCCCTTCACTGACAGTGGGGAAGTTTGAAAAGTTCCTTGTGGATGAAAGTCTGAACAACAACGCAAAGCTGCAGAGGATGAAGCTTGAGGTTCAGTTTGCCAGAGAAAGCACCACGCTTCTGCCTAAAGTCGATCCTATCTTCAGAATCCAGGTGACACTGCCCAg
The DNA window shown above is from Eleginops maclovinus isolate JMC-PN-2008 ecotype Puerto Natales chromosome 23, JC_Emac_rtc_rv5, whole genome shotgun sequence and carries:
- the hprt1 gene encoding hypoxanthine-guanine phosphoribosyltransferase isoform X2, with product MATSSPCIVLSDDEQGYDLDLFCIPKHYATDLDRVYIPHGLILDRTERLAREIMKEMGGHHIVALCVLKGGYKFFADLLDYIKALNRNSDRSIPMTVDFIRLKSYCNDQSTGEIKVIGGDDLSTLTGKNVLIVEDIIDTGKTMKTLLELLKQYKPKMVKVASLLVKRTPRSVGYRPDFVGFEVPDKFVVGYALDYNEYFRDLNHICVISESGKEKYKA
- the hprt1 gene encoding hypoxanthine-guanine phosphoribosyltransferase isoform X1; the encoded protein is MATSSPCIVLSDDEQGYDLDLFCIPKHYATDLDRVYIPHGLILDRTERLAREIMKEMGGHHIVALCVLKGGYKFFADLLDYIKALNRNSDRSIPMTVDFIRLKSYCNDQSTGEIKVIGGDDLSTLTGKNVLIVEDIIDTGKTMKTLLELLKQYKPKMVKVASLLVKRTPRSVGYRPDFVGFEVPDKFVVGYALDYNEYFRDLNNNGVKLAFYNGLNDGVINIPK